A stretch of DNA from Synechococcales cyanobacterium T60_A2020_003:
AAAGCCCGACCAATCTAGGGGCGGGTCAAAGTTGCGAGTCCGCACCGATGCAAAGCCACCGGAGTTTGCCGTTGAAACGGTTCCCGCAAAAACAGCAGAGGCTCCCACTTTCCGAAAACTGCTGGCACTTACTCCCCCCATCACCACGTCATCCAACGCTCCCCAAATGGCCTCGAATTGTGGATCGGGTTGGGTAGTGAAGTCAAAAACGGTGGGTTCGGTTGTGGAACTAGATGAAGGCGAGGTCGTGGTTAATGCAGGGCTATCGACGTGGGGGTGGGCCGGATTGCCGAACCGGCGTTGAAACCAGTCGAACTGGCTAAGGATCGGAACGGCACCAAAGTAAGCCATGGTGCGGAGAAATCGACACAGGCTCCA
This window harbors:
- a CDS encoding CIA30 family protein encodes the protein MTQNSPNSPPSQWSLCRFLRTMAYFGAVPILSQFDWFQRRFGNPAHPHVDSPALTTTSPSSSSTTEPTVFDFTTQPDPQFEAIWGALDDVVMGGVSASSFRKVGASAVFAGTVSTANSGGFASVRTRNFDPPLDWSGFDGVKLRVRGDGQRYKFMLHQDTNWDSVAYCHSFDTVDREWITVQIPFTAFTPVFRARTLPDAPALNLSRICALQLMLSKFEYDSALNPTFQPGAFQLQIERIQLYSNS